One part of the Tenacibaculum sp. 190130A14a genome encodes these proteins:
- a CDS encoding DUF6503 family protein has product MKKLLILFISILSVQSYAQELTGKQLLDKAIQYHDPNGNWETFKGTLLVTMETPKSPNRDSEIQINLPEEYFYVKASRGENTTEYTIDKDGCKIGFNGQENPSEAILKEHKLSCDRAKLYKNYYTYLYGLPMKLKDQGTIIHDKVTRKTFKGKEYLVLKVTYDQKVGSDTWYFYFNPETYAMEVYQFFKETPTSGEYILLSDEVTINGVKMPKNRAWYYNKNDGYLGTDILKNK; this is encoded by the coding sequence ATGAAAAAACTACTTATACTTTTTATTTCGATACTATCGGTTCAATCGTATGCCCAGGAGCTTACAGGAAAACAGTTATTAGATAAAGCAATTCAATATCATGATCCAAATGGAAATTGGGAAACATTCAAAGGAACTTTGTTAGTTACCATGGAAACACCTAAAAGCCCGAATAGAGATAGTGAAATACAAATAAATCTTCCAGAAGAATATTTTTATGTGAAAGCTTCTAGAGGAGAAAACACTACAGAATATACCATTGATAAAGATGGGTGTAAAATAGGTTTTAACGGACAAGAGAATCCATCAGAAGCAATTTTAAAGGAACATAAATTGAGTTGCGATCGTGCTAAACTATACAAGAATTATTATACGTATTTGTATGGGCTTCCAATGAAGTTAAAAGATCAAGGCACTATTATTCATGATAAAGTAACACGTAAAACTTTTAAAGGAAAAGAGTATTTGGTCTTGAAGGTTACTTACGATCAAAAAGTAGGCTCAGATACCTGGTATTTCTATTTCAATCCGGAAACTTATGCTATGGAAGTGTATCAGTTTTTTAAAGAAACACCAACAAGTGGAGAGTATATTTTATTATCTGATGAGGTGACTATCAATGGGGTAAAAATGCCTAAGAATAGAGCTTGGTACTACAATAAAAATGATGGTTATTTAGGAACAGATATTTTAAAAAATAAATAA
- a CDS encoding glutaminase: protein MNYKAVLKDIYQTVVSEENNGTVATYIPELAKVSADNFGACFLSTEHEEHGIGDWQKKFSIQSISKVLSLSLAYKILGDRIWDRVGVEPSGTSFNSLVQLESDHGIPRNPFINAGAIVICDILVSELKNPKEDFLTYVREISNCDQIQFSETVAKSEASVGYRNKALCNYIKSFGNITNHPEQVLDFYFNMCSIEMTCQELSKTFMFLANTNFNIKGENVLSISKTKRINAIMQTCGFYDESGEFSFRVGLPGKSGVGGGIVAVHPGRYCITVWSPKLNEKGNSYRGMKFLESFTTVTELSIF, encoded by the coding sequence ATTAACTATAAAGCTGTTTTAAAAGATATTTATCAAACCGTTGTTTCAGAAGAAAACAATGGTACTGTTGCTACGTATATTCCAGAGCTAGCAAAAGTTAGTGCAGATAATTTTGGTGCATGTTTTCTTTCTACTGAACATGAAGAACATGGAATTGGAGACTGGCAAAAAAAGTTCTCTATTCAGAGTATATCAAAGGTTTTATCATTGAGTTTGGCTTATAAAATACTAGGGGATCGTATATGGGATCGTGTTGGTGTAGAACCTTCTGGAACCTCTTTTAATTCTTTAGTTCAATTAGAATCAGACCACGGTATCCCTAGAAACCCGTTTATCAATGCTGGTGCAATCGTTATTTGTGATATTCTTGTAAGTGAGCTTAAAAACCCTAAAGAGGATTTTTTAACATATGTAAGAGAAATTAGCAATTGTGATCAAATTCAATTTTCAGAGACAGTAGCAAAATCAGAGGCTTCTGTTGGTTATAGAAATAAAGCATTATGTAACTATATTAAGTCTTTTGGAAACATAACCAATCATCCAGAACAAGTTTTGGATTTCTATTTTAATATGTGCTCTATAGAAATGACATGTCAAGAACTCTCAAAAACTTTTATGTTTTTGGCAAATACCAACTTTAATATCAAAGGAGAAAATGTACTTAGTATAAGTAAAACGAAAAGAATAAATGCCATTATGCAAACCTGTGGTTTCTATGACGAATCTGGAGAGTTTTCTTTTAGGGTTGGACTCCCTGGAAAAAGTGGTGTTGGAGGAGGAATTGTAGCGGTTCACCCAGGCAGATATTGTATTACTGTTTGGAGCCCGAAACTAAATGAAAAAGGCAACTCTTATAGAGGGATGAAGTTTTTAGAAAGCTTCACTACAGTAACAGAATTATCTATCTTTTAA
- a CDS encoding amidophosphoribosyltransferase, whose protein sequence is MSDAIKHECGIAMVRLLKPLEYYKEKYGTAFYGVNKMYLLMEKQHNRGQDGAGLASIKFNVEPGTRYISRIRSNKTRPIQDIFGQINERVNGVFQKNQDKLDDVKWQEENIPYLGNLFLGHVRYGTFGGNSIENVHPFLRQSNWRHQSLIVAGNFNMTNSGELMEELIELGQHPKEATDTVTVMEKIGHFLEDEVSDLYLKAKAEGLNKKDASPFIEEHLDIQRILKRSSRNWDGGYAMAGLIGHGDAFVLRDPSAIRPAFYYKDDEVVVVASERPVIQTTFNVPIEEIKEIERGNALIIKKNGNVSMKEVLTPREKKACSFERIYFSRGSDASIYEERKNLGKYVFPEVLKSIDHDLENSVFSYIPNTAETSFFGMIEAAEDVLNKQKTDAIIAGEGKLSKERVTEILSQRPRFEKIAIKDAKLRTFITDDSSRDDLVAHVYDVTYGVVKPTDNLVIIDDSIVRGTTLKKSIIKILDRLNPKKIVVVSSAPQIRYPDCYGIDMAKIGDFIAFKAAVELLKETGQEQVIEDVYNKCKQQQANQDKDIVNYVKEIYAPFTDEQVSMKVAEMLKTSEIKADVEVIFQPVSGLHKACPDNLGDWYFTGNYPTDGGHRVVNNAFINYYEGNDKRAY, encoded by the coding sequence ATGAGTGACGCTATAAAACACGAATGCGGAATTGCAATGGTAAGATTGTTAAAACCATTGGAATACTATAAAGAGAAATATGGAACTGCATTTTATGGTGTAAACAAAATGTACTTGTTGATGGAAAAACAGCACAATCGCGGACAAGATGGTGCAGGTTTAGCAAGTATTAAATTTAATGTAGAGCCTGGAACGAGATACATTAGTAGAATTCGTTCTAACAAAACACGTCCTATCCAAGATATCTTCGGACAAATTAACGAGCGTGTTAACGGAGTTTTTCAGAAAAACCAAGATAAACTTGATGATGTAAAATGGCAAGAAGAGAACATTCCATATTTAGGAAATCTATTCTTAGGGCATGTTCGTTATGGTACTTTTGGAGGAAACAGCATCGAAAATGTACATCCGTTCTTACGTCAAAGTAACTGGAGACATCAAAGTTTAATCGTGGCTGGTAATTTTAACATGACCAATTCTGGAGAGTTAATGGAAGAGCTTATCGAATTAGGTCAACACCCTAAAGAAGCTACTGACACTGTTACGGTAATGGAAAAAATTGGACACTTTTTAGAAGATGAAGTTTCCGATTTGTATTTAAAAGCAAAAGCTGAAGGTTTAAACAAAAAAGATGCCTCTCCCTTTATTGAAGAGCACCTGGATATACAACGTATTTTAAAACGTTCTTCTAGAAATTGGGATGGTGGTTATGCTATGGCCGGATTAATTGGACACGGTGATGCATTTGTATTAAGAGACCCATCAGCAATTAGACCCGCATTTTATTATAAAGATGATGAAGTAGTAGTAGTTGCTTCTGAAAGACCAGTTATTCAAACTACTTTTAATGTTCCTATTGAAGAAATTAAGGAAATTGAACGTGGAAATGCACTTATCATAAAGAAAAACGGAAACGTTTCTATGAAAGAAGTATTAACTCCTAGAGAGAAAAAAGCTTGTTCTTTCGAGCGTATTTATTTCTCAAGAGGTAGTGATGCTTCTATTTATGAAGAGCGTAAAAACTTAGGTAAATATGTTTTTCCTGAAGTTTTAAAATCTATAGATCACGACTTAGAGAACAGCGTATTCTCATACATACCAAATACAGCAGAAACTTCATTCTTTGGAATGATTGAAGCTGCAGAAGATGTATTAAACAAACAAAAAACAGATGCTATTATAGCTGGTGAAGGAAAGCTTTCAAAAGAGCGCGTTACTGAAATACTATCACAACGTCCTCGTTTTGAAAAAATAGCTATTAAAGATGCTAAACTTCGTACTTTTATTACGGATGATAGTAGTAGAGATGACTTAGTAGCGCACGTATATGACGTTACTTACGGAGTGGTAAAACCTACCGATAACTTAGTTATTATAGACGATAGTATTGTACGCGGTACAACTCTTAAAAAGAGTATTATTAAAATCTTAGACCGTTTAAATCCGAAGAAAATAGTGGTAGTATCATCTGCTCCTCAAATTCGTTACCCAGATTGTTACGGAATTGATATGGCTAAAATTGGTGATTTTATTGCCTTTAAAGCAGCAGTTGAATTATTAAAAGAAACAGGGCAAGAACAAGTAATAGAAGACGTTTACAATAAATGTAAACAACAACAAGCAAATCAAGACAAGGACATTGTAAATTATGTAAAAGAGATCTATGCTCCTTTTACCGATGAGCAAGTTTCTATGAAGGTTGCTGAAATGTTGAAGACCTCTGAAATTAAAGCAGATGTTGAAGTAATTTTCCAACCGGTAAGTGGACTCCACAAAGCTTGTCCGGATAATTTAGGAGATTGGTATTTTACAGGTAACTATCCTACCGATGGAGGTCATAGAGTAGTAAACAATGCCTTTATAAATTATTACGAAGGAAACGACAAACGAGCTTATTAA
- a CDS encoding DinB family protein — protein sequence MDSKSIILLNFKETRRRSINLWKGIPFEYLHWKPDSEAMSCIEMIRHVLEAEHLFHTIIKNRGNLGDYTSPWEGLAFIDVQYELQFAEPYKVELYGMIEQLSESDLTNIIIDRKEVNQVKQLGDYLNRMVYHEAVHTGQLLSYLRTLNITRPQIWD from the coding sequence ATGGACTCAAAATCGATTATTTTATTAAACTTTAAAGAAACCAGAAGAAGAAGTATTAACTTGTGGAAAGGAATTCCTTTTGAATATTTACATTGGAAACCTGATAGTGAAGCTATGAGTTGTATCGAGATGATTCGACATGTGTTAGAAGCAGAACATTTATTTCATACCATTATAAAAAATAGAGGTAATTTAGGCGATTATACATCGCCTTGGGAAGGTTTAGCGTTTATAGACGTGCAATATGAATTACAATTCGCAGAGCCTTATAAAGTAGAATTGTATGGGATGATAGAACAACTATCTGAAAGCGATTTAACAAACATTATTATTGATCGAAAAGAAGTAAACCAAGTAAAGCAGTTGGGAGATTATTTAAATAGAATGGTGTATCATGAAGCGGTTCATACTGGACAATTATTAAGTTATTTAAGAACATTGAATATTACAAGACCGCAAATTTGGGATTAA
- a CDS encoding helix-turn-helix transcriptional regulator, with translation MESLENDFSEIASLLGDKSRAIMLWNLLDGRAYTATELANCSAVSLQSASNHLAKLLQKNILTVEKQGRHRYYRFSSPEVAQVIESMASLLSLQKDYKKIKRPKATAFTYARTCYQHLAGEVGVKITEALVSQEIITPVEKQYIVTHSGKQWFLDLGINTEKIQNAKRSFAHQCLDWSERKHHLAGALGDAFLETMLANDWFRKHKNTRELVLTSKGSFHLKKLLKIDL, from the coding sequence ATGGAAAGTTTAGAAAATGATTTTAGTGAAATAGCCAGTTTATTAGGAGATAAATCTAGAGCAATAATGCTTTGGAATTTACTTGATGGTAGAGCATATACGGCGACAGAATTGGCTAACTGTAGTGCAGTTTCTTTACAATCGGCAAGTAATCATTTAGCGAAACTTCTTCAAAAAAATATTCTTACTGTAGAAAAGCAAGGAAGACACCGTTATTATAGGTTTAGCTCGCCAGAGGTAGCTCAGGTCATTGAATCTATGGCTAGTTTACTTTCCCTACAAAAAGACTACAAAAAAATAAAAAGACCAAAGGCTACAGCTTTTACCTATGCAAGAACATGCTATCAACACTTGGCAGGTGAAGTAGGAGTAAAGATTACAGAGGCTTTAGTTTCTCAAGAAATCATCACTCCTGTAGAGAAACAGTATATAGTTACCCATAGTGGAAAACAATGGTTTTTAGATTTAGGAATTAACACTGAGAAAATTCAAAATGCAAAAAGATCTTTTGCTCATCAGTGTTTAGATTGGAGCGAAAGAAAACATCATTTGGCAGGCGCACTTGGAGATGCTTTTTTAGAAACTATGTTAGCAAATGATTGGTTTCGAAAACATAAAAACACTAGAGAGTTGGTACTTACTTCTAAAGGAAGTTTTCATCTAAAAAAACTTTTAAAAATAGATCTATAG
- the glpQ gene encoding glycerophosphodiester phosphodiesterase, whose protein sequence is MKKLIFIFVLCILYNCNTSKSSSKIMGNKIVVAHRGASGYLPEHTMEAKAMAHAMNPDYIEQDLVLSKDDVPVVIHDIYLDDVTNAYEVFPDRKRADNRYYVIDFTFDELQQLQVTERFNPKTGKQFYSNRFPKGKGNFKLHSLQQEIELIQGLNYSTGKNIGIYPEIKNPEFHHNNGKDIAKITLDILSEYGYNTKSDKCIFQCFDAKELERVRKELNSDLFLVQLIEFEEETKQLAHFATYADGIGPWYKQLLSKKVDGKFTFTNLVERSHKYGLKVHPYTFRADQLDEFSSFDEMMHTLLIDANVDGGFTDFPDKMVAFLSKQ, encoded by the coding sequence ATGAAAAAACTAATTTTCATATTTGTTTTATGTATTTTATACAATTGTAACACCTCTAAATCATCATCAAAAATTATGGGAAACAAAATTGTAGTTGCACATCGAGGAGCTTCTGGATATTTACCTGAGCACACTATGGAAGCCAAAGCTATGGCCCATGCAATGAATCCAGATTATATAGAACAAGATTTGGTACTAAGTAAAGACGATGTCCCAGTAGTGATTCATGATATTTATTTAGATGATGTTACCAATGCTTACGAAGTTTTTCCTGACAGAAAAAGAGCTGACAATCGTTATTATGTAATTGACTTTACTTTCGATGAATTACAACAATTACAAGTTACAGAACGATTTAATCCTAAAACAGGAAAACAGTTTTACTCAAATCGTTTTCCAAAAGGAAAAGGAAACTTCAAACTGCATTCTTTACAACAAGAAATAGAACTGATTCAAGGATTAAACTATAGTACTGGTAAGAATATTGGGATTTATCCTGAAATTAAAAATCCAGAGTTTCATCATAACAACGGAAAAGACATTGCCAAAATTACTTTGGACATTCTTAGTGAATACGGATACAACACCAAATCCGACAAGTGTATTTTTCAATGTTTTGACGCCAAAGAACTCGAACGTGTTAGAAAAGAATTAAACTCAGATTTGTTTTTAGTTCAATTGATCGAATTTGAAGAAGAGACCAAACAATTAGCACATTTTGCAACTTATGCAGATGGTATTGGGCCTTGGTACAAACAACTTTTATCGAAAAAAGTAGATGGAAAATTTACCTTTACGAATTTAGTCGAACGATCACATAAATATGGTTTAAAAGTACACCCGTACACTTTTAGAGCTGATCAATTGGACGAGTTTTCTTCTTTTGATGAAATGATGCATACTTTATTGATTGACGCCAATGTAGATGGTGGATTTACAGATTTTCCAGACAAGATGGTTGCGTTCCTTTCTAAACAGTAA
- a CDS encoding chloride channel protein: MPNTKKLFKKLLIWRYKYISERQFVYVLSVLVGFLAGLGTLVLKNLTFFFQDILEGRFIKDIHYLLYFIFPIIGLFIVFYIKNRFIKKEIGHGISTTLHAISKRSGIIERYKMYASLLTAPITVGFGGSAGLQGPAVSTGAALGSGVAQLFHMNTKTRMLLIGCATAGAMSSMFKAPVAAIIFAVEIFSLDLAFASLVPLLLASVSAVITSYFFLGKDVLLGFQLQDEFQINDLLFYVLLGIGTGIASVYFSKIYFAITNFFKRIKKPKHRLIFGGIIIGLLLFLIPPLYGEGYHLINSLLEGNAVEALKDIPYSLNFENTWTVIIFLLIITLFKAIAMTTTFAAGGVGGIFIPTLVMGSALGNVFAKVINQFGGNVSESNFTLIGMTGLMAGVLHAPLTAIFLIAEITGGYELFVPLMLVAAISYALTKYFVSNSIYTIELAKRGELITHDKDKNVLMMMKIDKLIEKNFVAIHPDMTLGEMLKEGVAKSSRNLFPVLDDKQRFIGVVLLDDIRPLLFEQEMYDKLTIEVLMKSAPAVIFHNDTTEQVMQKFKESGAWNLPVVKDNKYLGFISKSKLLSVYRKKLIEVTV; the protein is encoded by the coding sequence ATGCCAAACACAAAAAAACTATTTAAAAAATTACTCATTTGGAGATATAAATATATTTCTGAAAGACAGTTTGTATATGTACTGAGTGTTTTAGTTGGTTTTTTAGCGGGTTTAGGTACGCTGGTACTTAAAAATCTCACCTTCTTTTTTCAAGATATCTTAGAAGGAAGATTTATTAAAGATATCCATTACCTGCTTTATTTTATATTTCCAATAATTGGACTTTTTATTGTTTTCTACATAAAAAACCGGTTCATTAAAAAGGAAATTGGGCACGGTATTTCAACTACTTTACATGCTATTTCTAAAAGAAGCGGAATCATTGAACGTTATAAAATGTATGCTTCTTTATTAACAGCACCTATTACGGTAGGATTTGGAGGGTCAGCAGGATTGCAAGGACCTGCTGTAAGCACAGGAGCGGCATTAGGATCAGGGGTAGCACAGTTGTTTCATATGAATACCAAAACACGTATGTTACTTATTGGATGTGCTACTGCCGGAGCGATGTCATCGATGTTTAAAGCACCAGTTGCTGCCATTATTTTTGCGGTAGAGATTTTTAGTTTAGACTTGGCCTTTGCTTCACTAGTTCCATTGTTATTGGCATCGGTTTCTGCAGTGATTACTTCGTATTTTTTCTTAGGGAAAGATGTGTTACTTGGATTTCAATTACAAGATGAATTTCAAATAAACGATTTATTGTTTTACGTGCTGTTAGGAATAGGAACAGGAATAGCTTCGGTGTATTTTTCTAAAATCTATTTTGCAATTACCAATTTTTTCAAAAGAATCAAGAAGCCTAAACATCGCCTAATTTTTGGAGGTATTATCATTGGTTTGCTACTGTTTTTAATTCCGCCATTATATGGAGAAGGATACCATTTAATTAATAGTTTATTAGAAGGAAATGCCGTAGAAGCTTTAAAAGATATTCCGTACAGTTTAAACTTCGAGAATACATGGACGGTTATTATTTTTCTATTGATAATTACCTTGTTTAAAGCTATAGCAATGACTACTACATTTGCTGCAGGTGGAGTGGGAGGTATTTTCATTCCAACTTTGGTAATGGGAAGCGCTTTAGGAAATGTATTTGCCAAAGTGATTAATCAGTTTGGAGGAAATGTTTCCGAAAGTAATTTTACGCTTATTGGAATGACAGGGTTAATGGCAGGAGTGCTTCATGCTCCTTTAACTGCCATTTTCTTAATTGCGGAAATTACTGGAGGGTATGAATTGTTTGTTCCTTTAATGTTGGTAGCAGCTATTTCATATGCATTGACAAAGTATTTTGTGTCGAACTCTATTTACACTATTGAACTGGCAAAAAGAGGGGAGTTGATTACACATGATAAGGACAAAAATGTGCTGATGATGATGAAAATAGATAAGTTAATTGAAAAGAACTTTGTAGCTATTCATCCAGACATGACCTTAGGTGAAATGTTAAAAGAAGGAGTGGCAAAGTCATCAAGAAATCTATTTCCTGTGCTAGATGATAAACAACGCTTTATAGGAGTTGTTTTGTTAGATGATATACGTCCGTTATTATTTGAGCAGGAGATGTATGATAAGTTAACAATAGAGGTGTTAATGAAGAGTGCTCCTGCGGTTATTTTTCATAATGATACTACAGAACAAGTAATGCAAAAATTTAAAGAAAGCGGTGCCTGGAACCTTCCTGTGGTAAAGGACAATAAGTACTTAGGATTTATATCAAAATCTAAATTGTTATCGGTGTATCGAAAAAAACTTATTGAGGTTACTGTTTAG
- a CDS encoding OsmC family protein codes for MKKDFNYTATVIWTGNNGKGTLNYNSYERSYTMNINNKPPILGSSDAAFKGDGTKHNPEELLITAIASCHMLWYLHLCSEENVIITAYQDGVSGVMKIDANGKGSFSKVILNPTVTVLEASMKEKAIALHQKANEYCFIANSVNFTIEHNPICIDKS; via the coding sequence ATGAAAAAAGATTTTAATTATACGGCAACAGTAATTTGGACTGGAAACAATGGAAAAGGAACATTGAATTATAATAGTTATGAAAGGAGCTATACTATGAACATAAATAATAAACCACCAATTTTAGGTTCCTCCGACGCAGCATTTAAAGGAGATGGCACAAAACATAACCCTGAAGAACTTTTAATTACAGCTATAGCATCTTGTCATATGCTTTGGTACTTGCATTTATGCTCTGAAGAAAATGTGATCATAACCGCTTACCAAGATGGCGTCTCTGGTGTTATGAAAATAGATGCAAATGGAAAAGGTAGTTTCTCTAAAGTAATCTTAAACCCAACAGTTACCGTTTTAGAGGCCTCTATGAAAGAAAAAGCAATAGCCTTACATCAAAAAGCTAATGAATATTGTTTTATAGCTAACTCGGTTAATTTTACAATTGAACACAACCCAATATGTATTGATAAGTCATAA
- a CDS encoding tetratricopeptide repeat protein — MEKLQKLSLSLIIFAVLLCCNQEQQSKRELAEKRYKEAVWFTQGSIPFQNGIVEAIEIDPTYEQAVYELSVAHLKRGMPHKWLPQYNKAVQLDSVTRIPWRGYLYLWFYRDYKKAIADFDASDILTPNFVDAPQGLSVDAWRGIAYLGLKDYKTSIQYFDKYLKKEIEDFGEQYVDVTAFLYQGIAYLELKDYEKAEICFNKLIKNSYGFSADGKYYKALILFKQNKAEEAKIMIEAALKDFNDGYFNKRPYVETLRQLYLEDLTDLESSINSNNS, encoded by the coding sequence ATGGAAAAGTTACAGAAATTATCCCTTAGTCTAATCATTTTTGCAGTATTGCTATGTTGTAATCAAGAGCAACAATCAAAAAGAGAACTTGCTGAAAAAAGATATAAAGAAGCTGTGTGGTTTACACAAGGCTCCATACCTTTTCAAAACGGTATTGTAGAAGCAATAGAAATAGATCCAACGTATGAACAAGCAGTTTATGAATTATCTGTAGCGCATTTAAAAAGAGGAATGCCGCATAAATGGTTACCTCAATATAACAAAGCTGTGCAATTAGATTCGGTAACGAGAATTCCTTGGAGAGGTTATTTATACTTATGGTTTTATAGAGATTATAAAAAGGCAATCGCAGATTTTGACGCAAGTGACATACTCACCCCTAACTTTGTTGATGCTCCTCAAGGACTGAGTGTAGATGCATGGAGAGGAATCGCATATTTAGGATTAAAAGATTACAAAACATCTATTCAGTATTTTGATAAATATTTAAAAAAAGAAATAGAAGATTTTGGTGAGCAATATGTAGATGTAACTGCATTTTTATACCAAGGAATAGCTTATTTAGAATTGAAAGATTATGAAAAGGCTGAAATCTGTTTTAATAAACTAATAAAAAACTCGTATGGCTTTAGTGCAGATGGAAAGTATTACAAAGCGTTGATACTATTTAAACAAAATAAAGCAGAGGAAGCTAAAATTATGATTGAAGCTGCGCTCAAAGATTTTAATGATGGTTATTTTAACAAACGACCATATGTAGAAACACTAAGGCAATTGTATTTGGAAGATTTAACAGATTTAGAATCTTCTATAAACTCAAATAATAGCTAA